Proteins found in one Homalodisca vitripennis isolate AUS2020 chromosome 4, UT_GWSS_2.1, whole genome shotgun sequence genomic segment:
- the LOC124360436 gene encoding DNA mismatch repair protein Mlh3-like isoform X2, with the protein MVKIHKLSRQVQTFLRTGVTMNDTVQCIIELVQNSLDAQSTSIAVRIDLHSFIFQVVDNGHGLTRKELNIIGTRYMTNKCHSLNDLKTNIEYYGFRGEALASLRESCKVLVVISKHRGCDKTYSKVFRADKEIHSASVAVHNRMCNGTTVIVQDFLYNFPVRRARIQPAIELENIRHALLALSIINHQVSFTLRNDVTKTVILQTHEYANIGDALRHHCNIKEKHILIPVSVFIPPFKISANISRETEPSDHFQFIFVNKRLVTNKTMYKTINKKLARSFYLRNTGKCIDGKSAEKNYSIFVINIQCPHIEYDITYDPKKMRVEFRNWDIITRCLEQVVDKFVSTEDNLNFVKGVKNQETNLTFIKKSPVINNYTAVSNVLYGASKKRAHDTNAKGKSPIKKCSLKTTNNKKCLTQGEENNNNQKAVSSSAETILHIKQHSISHCKKLVNSMKSINKSTKLSSNCVVKSDLENPLPFKAPARKQCFMKRKLLSEHIITESESDPTPIKQKCIWNSTILKIDNNPKQTILPIISQDFFDNAVTDMRLTRNVLFSNSENYRNYDTLGQTLQINLYRSIKKLDCRKSLQLTQKESLNYLNNNRGVHSKCKQSTQSIVLTESSLKNVSNYLIKEDNLDKNIQLCNVKIQPKPNKNKLDSTKLHNKLKDKVITCNTNYCNLKQNWKLFTPTFNTQDTCKSYKALHIVRTKGSINTKSKVLMTMNKKSTRPDKKMKTTFEETGRIVNNSHKMVKNQSTQNTSTKALLRKPKQFINIPECNVKVSSKSNKLIESTVLEQSDCSSKTRLKDLRTQQIMKIGTGFDLSNFQKTAPSAQRINENSFKFLNNKSGETYLHNGEDKLLVSEKRKFGNEKFKSQQEIRGLRNIRCLKQVAEVTHGTETRDYNQDYSGNQIVCTNNKHFKDSNDPLKEQYVKKSCINSPFKTNQYSSGLLNNPSTIENCVQNTTLKDSVVVIDLTQYVNGVAGVTVKGDQEYRKQPLKSPICALSLELKQNPLNSKRSCIFNEEREDFEQSHLSDVKKITHLPEIIQQEDNKIMNDKKFAENIDRKSGREGEGEIIFIKEEGKIAVFENEQSNINFKNPSTYETKNKVSEFGSKIIHIAEEDKDFCLESNYNDSAGSHVKSNNISSIPEDIVLLSQFRKEITEVLSPVKNLEENSRTNLDKEINPFKALCNIAEGWNRETTPNGKRIYINSLTGMSSFSTPVLSENPHILSNRYWFMPKGISPLVHIIDKSNHDVEELSKNEKDTIHNIIASTNKTDSATSEINKSQIPERILHMLAGADYKENRNSSYQFNRPCVFSNESIQMGKVVGQIDNKFIAALLHPQGEKNSFLVLFDQHAVDERIRVEMLITGYKNNNGQLKSQTLSPSVEIFLAESEIAVLTELLPRLQKLGIKVIMKEGKIFVCEIPLCLFNKISKENQIDTMTALIKKLLVSAEDSRGVIPSLPHFIADIINTEACRGWTNTFVEPGTQLYQYSF; encoded by the exons ATGGTGAAAATACATAAGCTATCTAGACAAGTTCAAACTTTTCTTAGAACTGGTGTTACAATGAATGATACAGTTCAGTGCATTATTGAGTTG GTTCAAAACTCTCTGGATGCTCAGTCAACATCTATCGCTGTTCGAATTGATCTTCACAGTTTCATTTTTCAAGTAGTTGACAATGGACATGGTCTGACAAGGAAGGAGCTTAACATAATTGGAACAag ATACATGACAAACAAATGCCACTCATTAAatgatttgaaaacaaatatagaatattatgGCTTTCGAGGAGAAGCACTTGCTAGTCTTCGTGAATCGTGTAAAGTCCTTGTGGTGATATCCAAACACAGAGGCTGTGACAAGACATATTCAAAG gtaTTCCGAGCTGATAAAGAAATCCACAGTGCCAGTGTTGCTGTCCATAACCGTATGTGTAATGGAACAACAGTCATTGTTCAAGACTTCCTGTACAATTTCCCTGTCAGGAGAGCTAGGATACAGCCTGCTATTGAACTTGAAAATATAAGACATGCCCTGTTGGCTCTTTCAATCATTAATCATCAG GTGTCATTTACTCTTAGAAATGATGTTACTAAGACAGTAATTCTGCAGACACATGAGTATGCCAATATTGGAGATGCACTAAGACACCATTGTAACATAAAAGAAAAGCACATTTTAATTCCTGTATCAGTCTTCATACCACCATTCAAAATTTCTGCAAATATAAGTCGAGAAACTGAGCCATCAGatcatttccaatttatatttgttaacaaaagattggttacaaataaaactatgtacaaaacaataaacaaaaaactagCAAGAAGTTTTTACTTAAGAAATACAGGCAAATGTATAGATGGAAAGTCAGCAGAAAAGaattattctatttttgttattaatattcagTGTCCTCACATTGAATATGATATTACATACGATCCAAAAAAGATGAGAGTTGAGTTTAGGAATTGGGACATCATTACTAGATGCCTTGAGCAAGTTGTTGATAAATTTGTATCAActgaagataatttaaatttcgtAAAGGGAGTTAAAAACCAAGAAACAAACCTCACATTTATCAAAAAATCCCCTGTGATAAACAACTACACTGCTGTATCAAATGTTTTATATGGAGCTTCTAAAAAACGAGCACATGATACAAATGCAAAAGGTAAATCGCCTATAAAAAAGTGTTCACTTAAGACAACCAACAACAAAAAATGTCTTACTCAGGGAGAAGAGAACAATAACAATCAAAAGGCAGTTTCATCCTCTGCAGAGACAATACTTCATATTAAACAGCATAGTATAAGCCATTGTAAAAAGTTAGTTAACTCAATGAAATCAATAAACAAGAGTACCAAACTTAGCTCTAACTGTGTGGTCAAATCAGATCTTGAAAATCCATTGCCCTTTAAAGCTCCTGCACGGAAACAATGTTTTATGAAGAGAAAATTATTATCTGAACATATTATTACTGAGTCGGAATCCGACCCTACACCAATAAAACAGAAATGTATATGGAATAgcactattttaaaaatagacaatAATCCTAAACAAACTATTTTACCAATCATATCACAAGACTTTTTTGATAATGCTGTGACAGATATGAGGTTAActagaaatgttttgtttagtaaCTCAGAAAACTATAGAAATTATGATACTTTAGGTCAAACGCTACAAATTAATCTCTACAGATCTATAAAGAAACTAGATTGCAGGAAATCTCTACAATTAACTCAGAAAGaaagtttgaattatttgaataataacagAGGTGTACATTCAAAGTGCAAACAAAGTACTCAATCAATAGTATTAACAGAgagtagtttgaaaaatgtatcaaattatttaataaaggaagataacttagataaaaatatacaactttgtaatgtaaaaatccaaccaaaaccaaataaaaataaattggatagtacaaaattacataataagttaAAAGATAAAGTTATCACTTGTAACACAAACTattgcaatttaaaacaaaattggaaGTTGTTTACTCCTACATTCAACACTCAGGATACCTGTAAAAGCTACAAAGCTTTACATATTGTTAGGACAAAGggttcaataaatacaaaatctaaaGTACTGATGACTATGAACAAAAAGTCTACCAGACCTGACAAGAAaatgaaaacaacttttgaaGAAACTGGTAGAATAGTTAATAACTCtcataaaatggtaaaaaatcaaAGTACACAAAATACTTCAACAAAAGCATTACTTAGAAAgccaaaacaatttataaatataccagaatgtaatgtaaaagtttcatctaaaagtaacaaattaataGAGTCAACAGTTCTAGAACAGAGTGATTGTTCTAGTAAAACTCGTCTAAAAGACCTAAGAACACAACAAATTATGAAAATAGGGACAGGTTTTGACTTATCTAATTTTCAGAAGACGGCACCTTCTGCTCAACGTATAAATGAAAATTCGttcaaattcttaaataataaatcaggagaaacatatttacataacGGAGAAGATAAACTTTTAGTctcagaaaaaagaaaatttggaaatgaaaaatttaaaagtcaacAAGAGATAAGAGGTTTAAGAAATATAAGATGTCTGAAGCAAGTAGCAGAAGTAACTCATGGAACAGAAACAAGGGATTACAACCAGGATTATTCTGGAAACCAGATTGTATgcacaaataataaacattttaaagattcaAATGATCCCTTAAAAGAACAATATGTTAAGAAATCTTGTATAAACTCTCCTTTTAAGACTAACCAGTACAGTTCTGGGCTATTGAACAACCCAAGCACAATAGAGAACTGTGTCCAGAATACAACATTAAAAGATTCAGTAGTTGTTATAGATTTGACACAATATGTGAATGGAGTGGCTGGAGTAACTGTAAAGGGAGATCAAGAATACAGAAAACAACCTTTAAAATCACCTATTTGTGCTCTTTCTCTTGAATTGAAACAAAACCCTCTCAATTCTAAACGTTCTTGTATTTTCAATGAGGAGAGAGAAGACTTCGAACAAAGTCATCTGAgtgatgtaaaaaaaattacacatttgcCAGAGATCATCCAACAAGAAGATAATAAGATAATGAATGATAAGAAGTTTGCAGAGAATATTGATAGAAAATCTGGACGAGAAGGAGAAGGGgagataatttttattaaagaggaAGGCAAAATTGCAGTGTTTGAAAATgaacaaagtaatataaatttcaaaaacccttcaacttatgaaacaaaaaataaggtTTCTGAATTCGGCAGCAAAATTATTCATATAGCAGAAGAAGATAAAGATTTTTGTCTTGAATCAAACTATAATGATTCAGCAGGAAGCCATgtgaaaagtaataatataagttCAATCCCTGAAGACATAGTTTTATTGTCACAGTTTAGAAAAGAAATAACAGAAGTCTTATCTCCAGTCAAAAACTTGGAAGAAAATAGTAGAACTAATCTAGATAAAGAAATAAACCCCTTTAAGGCACTATGCAATATAGCAGAGGGTTGGAATAGGGAAACTACTCCAAATGGAAAACGCATTTATATTAACTCGTTAACAGGAATGTCATCCTTCTCAACTCCAGTGTTGTCCGAAAACCCACACATTTTAAGTAACAGATATTGGTTTATGCCCAAAGGCATTTCCCCTCTTGTTCATATCATTGATAAATCCAATCATGATGTTGAAGAATtatcaaaaaatgaaaaagacACTATCCACAATATTATAGCATCAACCAACAAAACAGATTCAGCaacttctgaaataaataagtcACAGATTCCag AAAGAATATTGCACATGTTAGCTGGAGCTGATTATAAGGAAAATAGGAATTCTTCATATCAATTTAATAGACCATGTGTATTTTCCAACGAATCCATTCAAATGGGAAag gtTGTTGGTcaaattgataataaatttattgctgCTCTACTTCATCCTCAAGGAGAAAAGAacagttttcttgttttatttgatcAACATGCTGTAGATGAAAGGATACGAGTAGAAATGCTTATTACAG GGTACAAGAATAACAATGGTCAGTTGAAAAGCCAAACTTTAAGTCCAAGTGTAGAAATATTTCTTGCTGAGAGTGAAATTGCTGTACTAACAGAACTATTACCAAGATTGCAAAAATTAGGAATTAAAGTTATAATGAAGGaaggaaaaatatttgtatgtgaaATACCTTTAtgtttgtttaacaaaatttcaaaagag AACCAGATTGACACGATGACTGCACTGATCAAGAAGCTGCTAGTCTCTGCTGAGGACTCCAGAGGTGTAATACCTTCACTTCCGCACTTCATTGCAGACATTATCAACACAGAAGCTTGCAGAG
- the LOC124360436 gene encoding DNA mismatch repair protein Mlh3-like isoform X1 yields the protein MVKIHKLSRQVQTFLRTGVTMNDTVQCIIELVQNSLDAQSTSIAVRIDLHSFIFQVVDNGHGLTRKELNIIGTRYMTNKCHSLNDLKTNIEYYGFRGEALASLRESCKVLVVISKHRGCDKTYSKVFRADKEIHSASVAVHNRMCNGTTVIVQDFLYNFPVRRARIQPAIELENIRHALLALSIINHQVSFTLRNDVTKTVILQTHEYANIGDALRHHCNIKEKHILIPVSVFIPPFKISANISRETEPSDHFQFIFVNKRLVTNKTMYKTINKKLARSFYLRNTGKCIDGKSAEKNYSIFVINIQCPHIEYDITYDPKKMRVEFRNWDIITRCLEQVVDKFVSTEDNLNFVKGVKNQETNLTFIKKSPVINNYTAVSNVLYGASKKRAHDTNAKGKSPIKKCSLKTTNNKKCLTQGEENNNNQKAVSSSAETILHIKQHSISHCKKLVNSMKSINKSTKLSSNCVVKSDLENPLPFKAPARKQCFMKRKLLSEHIITESESDPTPIKQKCIWNSTILKIDNNPKQTILPIISQDFFDNAVTDMRLTRNVLFSNSENYRNYDTLGQTLQINLYRSIKKLDCRKSLQLTQKESLNYLNNNRGVHSKCKQSTQSIVLTESSLKNVSNYLIKEDNLDKNIQLCNVKIQPKPNKNKLDSTKLHNKLKDKVITCNTNYCNLKQNWKLFTPTFNTQDTCKSYKALHIVRTKGSINTKSKVLMTMNKKSTRPDKKMKTTFEETGRIVNNSHKMVKNQSTQNTSTKALLRKPKQFINIPECNVKVSSKSNKLIESTVLEQSDCSSKTRLKDLRTQQIMKIGTGFDLSNFQKTAPSAQRINENSFKFLNNKSGETYLHNGEDKLLVSEKRKFGNEKFKSQQEIRGLRNIRCLKQVAEVTHGTETRDYNQDYSGNQIVCTNNKHFKDSNDPLKEQYVKKSCINSPFKTNQYSSGLLNNPSTIENCVQNTTLKDSVVVIDLTQYVNGVAGVTVKGDQEYRKQPLKSPICALSLELKQNPLNSKRSCIFNEEREDFEQSHLSDVKKITHLPEIIQQEDNKIMNDKKFAENIDRKSGREGEGEIIFIKEEGKIAVFENEQSNINFKNPSTYETKNKVSEFGSKIIHIAEEDKDFCLESNYNDSAGSHVKSNNISSIPEDIVLLSQFRKEITEVLSPVKNLEENSRTNLDKEINPFKALCNIAEGWNRETTPNGKRIYINSLTGMSSFSTPVLSENPHILSNRYWFMPKGISPLVHIIDKSNHDVEELSKNEKDTIHNIIASTNKTDSATSEINKSQIPERILHMLAGADYKENRNSSYQFNRPCVFSNESIQMGKVVGQIDNKFIAALLHPQGEKNSFLVLFDQHAVDERIRVEMLITGYKNNNGQLKSQTLSPSVEIFLAESEIAVLTELLPRLQKLGIKVIMKEGKIFVCEIPLCLFNKISKENQIDTMTALIKKLLVSAEDSRGVIPSLPHFIADIINTEACRGAIKFGDKISLEESKFLLSKLALCEMPFQCAHGRPVLTPLIEIEQIQSQDGPIHLLNLVHSYTSTHFDVIE from the exons ATGGTGAAAATACATAAGCTATCTAGACAAGTTCAAACTTTTCTTAGAACTGGTGTTACAATGAATGATACAGTTCAGTGCATTATTGAGTTG GTTCAAAACTCTCTGGATGCTCAGTCAACATCTATCGCTGTTCGAATTGATCTTCACAGTTTCATTTTTCAAGTAGTTGACAATGGACATGGTCTGACAAGGAAGGAGCTTAACATAATTGGAACAag ATACATGACAAACAAATGCCACTCATTAAatgatttgaaaacaaatatagaatattatgGCTTTCGAGGAGAAGCACTTGCTAGTCTTCGTGAATCGTGTAAAGTCCTTGTGGTGATATCCAAACACAGAGGCTGTGACAAGACATATTCAAAG gtaTTCCGAGCTGATAAAGAAATCCACAGTGCCAGTGTTGCTGTCCATAACCGTATGTGTAATGGAACAACAGTCATTGTTCAAGACTTCCTGTACAATTTCCCTGTCAGGAGAGCTAGGATACAGCCTGCTATTGAACTTGAAAATATAAGACATGCCCTGTTGGCTCTTTCAATCATTAATCATCAG GTGTCATTTACTCTTAGAAATGATGTTACTAAGACAGTAATTCTGCAGACACATGAGTATGCCAATATTGGAGATGCACTAAGACACCATTGTAACATAAAAGAAAAGCACATTTTAATTCCTGTATCAGTCTTCATACCACCATTCAAAATTTCTGCAAATATAAGTCGAGAAACTGAGCCATCAGatcatttccaatttatatttgttaacaaaagattggttacaaataaaactatgtacaaaacaataaacaaaaaactagCAAGAAGTTTTTACTTAAGAAATACAGGCAAATGTATAGATGGAAAGTCAGCAGAAAAGaattattctatttttgttattaatattcagTGTCCTCACATTGAATATGATATTACATACGATCCAAAAAAGATGAGAGTTGAGTTTAGGAATTGGGACATCATTACTAGATGCCTTGAGCAAGTTGTTGATAAATTTGTATCAActgaagataatttaaatttcgtAAAGGGAGTTAAAAACCAAGAAACAAACCTCACATTTATCAAAAAATCCCCTGTGATAAACAACTACACTGCTGTATCAAATGTTTTATATGGAGCTTCTAAAAAACGAGCACATGATACAAATGCAAAAGGTAAATCGCCTATAAAAAAGTGTTCACTTAAGACAACCAACAACAAAAAATGTCTTACTCAGGGAGAAGAGAACAATAACAATCAAAAGGCAGTTTCATCCTCTGCAGAGACAATACTTCATATTAAACAGCATAGTATAAGCCATTGTAAAAAGTTAGTTAACTCAATGAAATCAATAAACAAGAGTACCAAACTTAGCTCTAACTGTGTGGTCAAATCAGATCTTGAAAATCCATTGCCCTTTAAAGCTCCTGCACGGAAACAATGTTTTATGAAGAGAAAATTATTATCTGAACATATTATTACTGAGTCGGAATCCGACCCTACACCAATAAAACAGAAATGTATATGGAATAgcactattttaaaaatagacaatAATCCTAAACAAACTATTTTACCAATCATATCACAAGACTTTTTTGATAATGCTGTGACAGATATGAGGTTAActagaaatgttttgtttagtaaCTCAGAAAACTATAGAAATTATGATACTTTAGGTCAAACGCTACAAATTAATCTCTACAGATCTATAAAGAAACTAGATTGCAGGAAATCTCTACAATTAACTCAGAAAGaaagtttgaattatttgaataataacagAGGTGTACATTCAAAGTGCAAACAAAGTACTCAATCAATAGTATTAACAGAgagtagtttgaaaaatgtatcaaattatttaataaaggaagataacttagataaaaatatacaactttgtaatgtaaaaatccaaccaaaaccaaataaaaataaattggatagtacaaaattacataataagttaAAAGATAAAGTTATCACTTGTAACACAAACTattgcaatttaaaacaaaattggaaGTTGTTTACTCCTACATTCAACACTCAGGATACCTGTAAAAGCTACAAAGCTTTACATATTGTTAGGACAAAGggttcaataaatacaaaatctaaaGTACTGATGACTATGAACAAAAAGTCTACCAGACCTGACAAGAAaatgaaaacaacttttgaaGAAACTGGTAGAATAGTTAATAACTCtcataaaatggtaaaaaatcaaAGTACACAAAATACTTCAACAAAAGCATTACTTAGAAAgccaaaacaatttataaatataccagaatgtaatgtaaaagtttcatctaaaagtaacaaattaataGAGTCAACAGTTCTAGAACAGAGTGATTGTTCTAGTAAAACTCGTCTAAAAGACCTAAGAACACAACAAATTATGAAAATAGGGACAGGTTTTGACTTATCTAATTTTCAGAAGACGGCACCTTCTGCTCAACGTATAAATGAAAATTCGttcaaattcttaaataataaatcaggagaaacatatttacataacGGAGAAGATAAACTTTTAGTctcagaaaaaagaaaatttggaaatgaaaaatttaaaagtcaacAAGAGATAAGAGGTTTAAGAAATATAAGATGTCTGAAGCAAGTAGCAGAAGTAACTCATGGAACAGAAACAAGGGATTACAACCAGGATTATTCTGGAAACCAGATTGTATgcacaaataataaacattttaaagattcaAATGATCCCTTAAAAGAACAATATGTTAAGAAATCTTGTATAAACTCTCCTTTTAAGACTAACCAGTACAGTTCTGGGCTATTGAACAACCCAAGCACAATAGAGAACTGTGTCCAGAATACAACATTAAAAGATTCAGTAGTTGTTATAGATTTGACACAATATGTGAATGGAGTGGCTGGAGTAACTGTAAAGGGAGATCAAGAATACAGAAAACAACCTTTAAAATCACCTATTTGTGCTCTTTCTCTTGAATTGAAACAAAACCCTCTCAATTCTAAACGTTCTTGTATTTTCAATGAGGAGAGAGAAGACTTCGAACAAAGTCATCTGAgtgatgtaaaaaaaattacacatttgcCAGAGATCATCCAACAAGAAGATAATAAGATAATGAATGATAAGAAGTTTGCAGAGAATATTGATAGAAAATCTGGACGAGAAGGAGAAGGGgagataatttttattaaagaggaAGGCAAAATTGCAGTGTTTGAAAATgaacaaagtaatataaatttcaaaaacccttcaacttatgaaacaaaaaataaggtTTCTGAATTCGGCAGCAAAATTATTCATATAGCAGAAGAAGATAAAGATTTTTGTCTTGAATCAAACTATAATGATTCAGCAGGAAGCCATgtgaaaagtaataatataagttCAATCCCTGAAGACATAGTTTTATTGTCACAGTTTAGAAAAGAAATAACAGAAGTCTTATCTCCAGTCAAAAACTTGGAAGAAAATAGTAGAACTAATCTAGATAAAGAAATAAACCCCTTTAAGGCACTATGCAATATAGCAGAGGGTTGGAATAGGGAAACTACTCCAAATGGAAAACGCATTTATATTAACTCGTTAACAGGAATGTCATCCTTCTCAACTCCAGTGTTGTCCGAAAACCCACACATTTTAAGTAACAGATATTGGTTTATGCCCAAAGGCATTTCCCCTCTTGTTCATATCATTGATAAATCCAATCATGATGTTGAAGAATtatcaaaaaatgaaaaagacACTATCCACAATATTATAGCATCAACCAACAAAACAGATTCAGCaacttctgaaataaataagtcACAGATTCCag AAAGAATATTGCACATGTTAGCTGGAGCTGATTATAAGGAAAATAGGAATTCTTCATATCAATTTAATAGACCATGTGTATTTTCCAACGAATCCATTCAAATGGGAAag gtTGTTGGTcaaattgataataaatttattgctgCTCTACTTCATCCTCAAGGAGAAAAGAacagttttcttgttttatttgatcAACATGCTGTAGATGAAAGGATACGAGTAGAAATGCTTATTACAG GGTACAAGAATAACAATGGTCAGTTGAAAAGCCAAACTTTAAGTCCAAGTGTAGAAATATTTCTTGCTGAGAGTGAAATTGCTGTACTAACAGAACTATTACCAAGATTGCAAAAATTAGGAATTAAAGTTATAATGAAGGaaggaaaaatatttgtatgtgaaATACCTTTAtgtttgtttaacaaaatttcaaaagag AACCAGATTGACACGATGACTGCACTGATCAAGAAGCTGCTAGTCTCTGCTGAGGACTCCAGAGGTGTAATACCTTCACTTCCGCACTTCATTGCAGACATTATCAACACAGAAGCTTGCAGAG